The DNA sequence AAACAGTACATGATTTGATTGATTGTGGAACAGCAGTTTCTATATTTTACGGCattgtcatttagacattgggacactggttcatctgttgttctattgtcctttgatacttagcttttggaggtcaatatggagtagaattaataacattttggaatcatcaattcctctaACATATGAGGCTGTCATTTGTGATACAATATTATATGTTAAGCCCTCTATAGATCAATATAGAGGacgtcttttccttataatgactgggatagccatccagatgatcacccgaaactggaagaactgtgatcgtttaaatttttcgttctggtgggcaagtctttgctctagttatagatgtGAAAAGATGAACGCTGAGAATTTGGGACATGGTAATATATctaaattgatatggggcccattgacatcgtatgttacctcattataatCGATTATTGAaggtgagtcagtttttgttattgtggtacatatccagggaagggtgggagagggggaggggggggttatttctattataaattgattttaaatatttacacatggggtgggtgggaagatatcagtattttgaatgaggtaaagttTTTGcggtaatatatgtttttgtgttttattgaataatcaatgggtgggtggggggaaaatggttgattgTGAAtatgtgtaagttgaatgtgcttttattctATAAGTATTTGTTACATTTGATGTAATGCACTattaaagttttgaaaattaataaagtttataaaaaaaaagactgcaCCCAACCAGCCAGCcaccccctgtcagactctgcactcagCCAGTCGGCCACCTTCCCCAGACTCTGCACCTAGCCAGTTAACCCCCTGTCAGGTTCTGCTCCCTCCCCACATCTGTCCATCCATCAGATtgcacccccctctccctcctcacTCATTCGCTCGCTCGCTGTGCACCCTTCCCCATCATTCTGCCTCCTTTGGCCTGGTCgcagctggtttcttctgccgttgagcgGTAATGAGGGGGAGTGTGCTTTGGCGCTCCTGCTTGATGCTCAgtaacttctttgactggctcccgtgaattctcgcGAATcatgagaattcacgggagccagccAAAGAAACTGCTGAGAGCCGAACAGGAGTGCCAAAGCATGCTCCCATTCATTGCCACTCAGTGGCAGAAGAATTTTGCCACGATCGACTGGGTGAGCAGCGGAGCAGAAGCTGgcaagctcactcctgcctgctgcacctcactcctgcctgctgcacctctggactaCCAGAGATTAAGTGGCAATTTAAAAGTGGCAATTTTGGGGAGGCCCCAGCCCCTGTGCCCCACATTCCGAAGCCTATGATCCAGATAACTGACTTGACATCACCACTATTCAGATAATCAGAATACCCCAGCATTATCTACATGGCACCCAATGATCATGAATGATTTTCACTATCACCCTCTGAATAGTTCCACTGGAAATAACCAGATAGACCCAGCCTGAGGCCCTTATCTGGCTAGCAGGTTCTGCTGTCTGGCTAGGTGCTTCTAAATTTTGATCAACCTGTCTGTTGGGTCTGACCATGGCTCATGATGCGACTATTGTGGTTGATGTCCATGTTTAGGAATTCCTGATCACAGTAGGACAATATTGTAACAATGGTTGATGTTCCACTTTGAGAATAACTGACCATGGTGTGACTGTATGGTAACTAGGTTTGCTAGACATGTTTGGGAATTGTTGATCAGACTTCTGCAGTTAAATTTCTCCTGAGGAAAAATGAGGTACACTgtagttttgttttaattattcccAATTAGCTTATTTCATCCTTAGTAATTTACAAGTTTTTCCCAGTTGCTCACAGAAACTGTCAATAGAACCAGAGCTTTAAAACTATAGataccctcttctttccttcACCtcagattccttctgcagcatgacAGTGGCAGGAAGGACAGACACATCTCATCCGAACTTGAATACGGTAAAAGCACTTCTCTCTTATATAAAAATGCCACATTAAAATTGCATGTAGAGAAACCAGCTTGTGCTTCTTCTAGCTAAAGGAATAAGTAGTTTTTTTTACTGGAGGTCATAATAACAATTTTTATAACGTTCTCATAAAAAAGTAATCTAAAATATTTTCTAGTCAGATACTAAATATTACATatcacatacagtattttgtaatgATACACCAAATATTCTACCTTATGAATATTACAATGACactgtactgtatattatatatgatGTTCAGGAGCTGTATATGAATAAGATCCATCACTAACCTGCAATAGATTAGGTAAGGGCTAGCTGTCTGATGATAGATTGAAAATTGACCCTCATCAGTCAGCTTTATGTGATTTTACTCAGTAGTACATTGAGATACAAATGTTGAAAATCTGGGTCAAGACTTAGATACATAAATAAAGGAGCTACATTCCTAAATCATCTGTATGCACTGATGTGGATTTTCAGCCATCTAAAAATACTCATGCGCAACATGCATAATTCTGTCCACATGAAAAAAGTACTCCAGAAGGCATTTCAGAGGCATCTTTTGAATTTAcaatgaggggcatttttgaaatgaTGTCTAGACCAGCGTTTAGATGCTTTGAGGAAATAACACAAAAATTTAGTGGCAAACAtaaaccattttcaaaacaagaaaaCATCTTTCTGTTTCGGAATTAGCCATTTGCCAGATGTGTTCAGTATGTCTCTCTGAaccatttattgaaaaaaaaaaaacaacccaacaaaaaaccaacaaccccacatccaaaagaaaaatgcacacagTAAGCCATTTGGATGTTAGAGAGGCTAGCAataggcactgcagtgaacttcacataaaatgtcccaggtacacatctcaccataatcccttatactgtatggtgagccctccaaaacctatctAAAGCCTAATGGACACAACTGTTTGCCACACCAATAGCTCTAATGTTTGCaaatgtcacctatatgtaggtacagcgGAATTATGATGAGGTTTGGAAGACTCACATATTCCAACCTAAGTGTAGTAggtagagtgggatatggacctgggtccccATCTCTTTAGTTTGCTATACCATTCACCTGGAACCTTCTTGCTGGTCTAATAGGATTGGCCTTATCATCTGAAAATGTCATACAGGTAGGTATGTACGAtatcatttacatctttggggagtgggaggggggggtcagtgactagtggggggacttttttttttggggggggaggggaggtgatgCTTACAACCCTCCAGTAGTCTTCTGGGTCCTTCAGTAGACCTTCAGTAGTCAATTTGGGTCCTTTTTGGCATGTATTCATTGCTAAATAGGTCTAGTCCCAAACTTCCACATTGTACCTTGGAcatattctaaaatgttcaattattgcagaaaaatatccaaatcataagcccgcaCTAGTTCTGCCCAaatcatgcctctaacatgcacctttgagatttagatgcactgcttATGAACAGCAAAGAAATCAAAAATGCTAAAATTGGaaaggtttggcaagaaaaatataCATCTGTCCTTTTATGCCACTCtttagatgtttttatttttatgaaaatgAGCCTGAAaagaaatttaccccctcttttacaaagccacgctagtgacTGATGTGTATCAAAACCTCAAAGCCCTTTAagtccctatgggctttggggcaattACCAAAGCGGTAGCTGCTAGAATGACTTTGTGaaaagggaggtgggggagggtcgTTTGTAAGGGTTCTACATGTAAGTAGTAAACCAGCTTTGCTGATAACTTTTATGTCCCTTCTGTTTCAAATGAAGTTAGAAATCAATTTTTAGTCACatactttatttttgaaaatcaggtttttaaaaaaaaattctttattgatttttaatcaaaaacagtgtcacacaaatgaaagaacagtaggtGTTACATGCATTACACTAATATACATATAGGTAGCAtagatatcattcaataatttcagttTCTTACATTTAATAACAGTACAATATATCCTAATCtataatacaaatgaagaataaagttacccaaatgacGCTATCAATATTTACTCTCCACcttccaacctcccccccccccccgaagtgtaaaggtaaatgaactaaaggaaagatatgataaatatacattattatatttttacaaaattagtcaatgggctccaaaaaaaatcagtttttatGAGGGTGGGTAAACTCTATAACTTTGTAGTTTGGCATACAACTGAAAATTTATCTCTCATCCACATCCATGCTCTATGTACTAAGGCAGTGTTTCTGAACATGCTGTATGCATACCCTTAGGGGTGCGCAGCAGTGGCCACCACTGAGGATATTGTCTCACACCCACTGAAGCCACcaccagggatccctccttcctgccctccaccctatgttgaagttgttgctagggatccctccttcctgcctatCCCCCTCCACCGAAGCTGACCCAGAGGGCTTCTCTCCTATGTTAGAACTGATGACAGAGGAAAACCTTCAGggtcagtgggggtgggggtcccAGTTACCTACGTCTGCCTTCAGTGGCACTCATTGCAGGGATGCGCAGTGGTTCACACACTGTACGTAGCTAACCCAGAAACCTTCACTCCGACATCAGAgcatgtgaatcgctgcttgcacATCCATGCAACGAACgtgccactgaaggcagaaggaaTGAGTGTGGCTCGAAcaggtaagggagagaggggacatgatctaggaaaaaggaagggaagaggagtgCATTAGAACATGGGTGGGGCACAATTTTGGGAcataggctggaaggcagggaagggggcacaaactcgggacacagaatgaagggagggaggaagggggcactaacttgggacatagggagggaatagaaagggagaattgttgggcatgaatgtatgagtgagagggaaagagatggtgcacatggagaaaggaagaaagagggaaatttggcttagagaaagagagagagagagaaaggagtgaGGTAGTAATCTTCTTTATTCATTACCCTGAACACTCACGTTCTATCCTGCTAAACTTTCTTACAGCTTCCTTCAAACCTTGCCCCCGGAAACCAAAGTGGACCTTCTGAGTTCCTCCTCCTTGGATTCTCTGGCTTTCATCATCAACAACTGGTACTCTTCACATTTTTCTTGGTCATGTATACCATGGCTCTTGTGGGCAATCTTTCTATTGTCACTACAATCTGGCTGGATCCAAGGCTGCAAAGCCCCATGTACTTCTTCCTGGGGAACCTTTCCCTTATTGATGCCTGCTTCACCTCTGTGACCATGCCCAAACTGCTGTCCACCCTTCTGACTGGCGATACTTCCATCTCCTTCTGTGGATGTTTCTGCCAGATGTTCTTTTTTGACTTGCTGGGTGTAAACGAAGCCTTCTTGTTGACCATCATGGCCTATGACCGTTATGTGGCCATATGTGTTCCACTGCGCTATACAGCACTGGTAAGTCAAAGGATATGTGCTGTTCTGGTGGCAACTTCATGTAGTGCATCTGTCCTGCATTCACTGCTGCATACAGTGACTATTTCCCATCTGTCCTACTGTGGGAGACAGCATATTCACCACTTCTTTTGTGATGCGACAGCACTTTTAAAGATCTCCTGCTCAGACACATCTGCCAGTGAACTTGTTATCTTCATAGAGGGGTCTTTGTTGGTTATGGGCCCTTTCCTCTTCATCCTTTCCTCCTATGTTGCCATTCTTACTGTCATTTTAAAGATCCACTCTGCTGAGGGGAGAAAAAAGGCTTTCTCTACCTGCTCTTCTCATCTCATTGTAGTTACCTTGTTCTATGGAACCGTAATATTTATTTACATACGGCCTTCATCAAGCTACTCTGACAACTATGATAAAATTGTAAGTGTTATGTATTCTGTTGTCACCCCTATGCTAAACCCATTTATCTACAGCTTGAGAAACACAGAGGTGAAAGAAGCACTAAGGAAGGTGATATTAGAAAAGATGTTTTCACAGAGAAGAAGagtatggggagagtgtggcacagtggttaaagctacagcctcagcactctgaagttgtgggttcaaacccatattgctcttctgaccctgggcaagtcacttaatccaaagAAAACCCATATACAGAGATGAGAAAGGAAATCAAATTCTATatcctataactttctcactgTTATACTCAAAATTAAACTTTTCCACAATTGCATTGAAAGTTTCATTTGCATCAAAGCTCATTAAATTTGATGAatgaggggagagcctcagatccccgtgcgtga is a window from the Geotrypetes seraphini chromosome 1, aGeoSer1.1, whole genome shotgun sequence genome containing:
- the LOC117368408 gene encoding olfactory receptor 1361-like, translated to MTLGQVFLPDPCRLKLEAFEANFGPAIEPNPKAWHYMQVLVLMAAAIEEVPWLPSNLAPGNQSGPSEFLLLGFSGFHHQQLVLFTFFLVMYTMALVGNLSIVTTIWLDPRLQSPMYFFLGNLSLIDACFTSVTMPKLLSTLLTGDTSISFCGCFCQMFFFDLLGVNEAFLLTIMAYDRYVAICVPLRYTALVSQRICAVLVATSCSASVLHSLLHTVTISHLSYCGRQHIHHFFCDATALLKISCSDTSASELVIFIEGSLLVMGPFLFILSSYVAILTVILKIHSAEGRKKAFSTCSSHLIVVTLFYGTVIFIYIRPSSSYSDNYDKIVSVMYSVVTPMLNPFIYSLRNTEVKEALRKVILEKMFSQRRRVMDMIEMSKYSKGFINV